One region of Blattabacterium cuenoti genomic DNA includes:
- a CDS encoding SufE family protein — MTLQEKEEIIKKEFQLLNSWEDKYEYLIDLGKELIKKSDSFRTKDKLIYGCQSNVWLEAKLKNSHIFFDADSDAILPRGMAALMIRVYSGLSPFDIIYSNANFIYEIGFQTFLSPIRANGIALLLKKIKYYALAFNTKVTVGLNGKI, encoded by the coding sequence ATGACTTTACAAGAAAAAGAAGAAATAATAAAAAAAGAATTTCAACTTTTAAATAGTTGGGAAGATAAATATGAATATTTAATAGATTTAGGAAAAGAACTAATAAAAAAATCTGATAGTTTTAGAACTAAAGATAAATTAATTTATGGATGTCAATCTAATGTTTGGTTAGAAGCTAAATTGAAAAATTCACATATTTTTTTTGATGCAGATAGTGACGCTATCTTACCAAGAGGAATGGCTGCTCTTATGATTCGTGTATATTCAGGTCTTTCTCCTTTTGATATTATTTATTCAAACGCTAATTTTATTTACGAAATAGGATTTCAAACTTTTTTATCTCCAATTAGAGCTAATGGCATAGCTTTATTATTAAAAAAAATAAAATATTATGCCTTAGCTTTTAATACTAAAGTTACAGTTGGATTAAATGGAAAAATTTAA
- a CDS encoding putative sugar nucleotidyl transferase, translated as MNFILYDDITEWKNLFPITFTRPISEIRLGLFTIKDRWEKIFGKKVSCIITQPFLIKKYSLLNNDNEYFKNVLLINSSFIPNEKLVSTIFSLKENEAIFFKEKIVAVKINSFLYPKNGIKFLKKKYKKIYKFDKLIYIQYPWDIFINNEIILKQDFLIATKAKKSFSLLGYNNILYYKERIFLEENIIANNIVLNAQFGPIYIEKNVEIMEGTVIKGPVFIGTKTILNMGTKIYGGTTIGPFCKVGGEIMNSILFSYSNKIHNGFIGNSVLGEWCNLGAGTNISNLRNDYCKVKVWNYEKKNYIPINVQFFGTIMGDHSKSAINTQFNTATLVGVSSSIFGYGFPPKYIPSFSFGNIQKKKKIFFQKVCETAEITMNRRNINFSILDRKILEYLYELSDI; from the coding sequence ATGAATTTTATATTATATGATGATATAACAGAATGGAAAAATTTATTTCCTATAACATTTACTAGACCAATATCAGAAATACGTTTAGGATTATTTACGATAAAAGATAGATGGGAAAAAATTTTTGGAAAAAAAGTTTCTTGTATCATAACTCAACCATTTCTTATAAAAAAATATTCATTATTAAATAATGATAATGAATATTTTAAAAATGTATTATTAATTAATTCATCATTTATTCCTAATGAAAAACTTGTTAGTACAATTTTTTCTTTAAAAGAAAATGAAGCTATTTTTTTCAAAGAAAAAATTGTAGCTGTAAAAATAAATAGTTTTTTATATCCTAAAAATGGAATCAAATTTTTAAAAAAAAAATATAAAAAAATATATAAGTTTGATAAACTCATTTATATTCAATACCCTTGGGATATATTCATAAATAATGAAATTATCTTAAAACAAGATTTCCTTATTGCTACAAAAGCAAAAAAATCTTTTTCTTTATTAGGTTATAATAATATTCTTTATTATAAAGAAAGAATATTTTTAGAGGAAAATATAATAGCAAATAACATTGTTTTAAATGCTCAATTTGGTCCAATATATATTGAAAAAAACGTTGAAATAATGGAAGGAACAGTCATAAAAGGTCCAGTATTTATTGGAACAAAAACTATCTTAAACATGGGAACAAAAATATATGGAGGAACTACTATTGGACCTTTTTGTAAAGTTGGTGGTGAAATTATGAATTCTATATTATTTTCTTATTCTAATAAAATTCATAATGGTTTTATAGGAAATTCTGTTTTAGGAGAATGGTGTAATTTAGGAGCTGGAACTAATATTTCTAATTTAAGAAATGATTATTGTAAAGTAAAAGTTTGGAATTATGAAAAAAAAAATTATATACCTATTAACGTACAATTTTTTGGTACAATAATGGGAGATCATTCAAAATCAGCAATAAATACTCAATTTAATACAGCTACATTAGTAGGAGTAAGTTCTAGTATTTTTGGATATGGATTTCCACCTAAGTATATTCCTTCTTTTTCTTTTGGAAATATACAAAAGAAAAAAAAAATTTTTTTTCAAAAAGTTTGTGAAACCGCTGAAATTACAATGAATAGAAGAAATATTAATTTTTCTATTTTAGATAGAAAAATTTTAGAATATTTGTATGAATTATCAGATATTTAG
- the ubiE gene encoding bifunctional demethylmenaquinone methyltransferase/2-methoxy-6-polyprenyl-1,4-benzoquinol methylase UbiE → MKEEKLKNMFNNISDKYDFINHILSFGIDFMWRKKIIYSLKQFTKDKKIKSILDLATGTGDLAILLANKFNKSHIIGLDPSDKMLEIARRKIKKKSLEKRIKIIQGSSQNIPFQNETFDLVTIAFGIRNFQYIHFSIKEIYRILKSTGILGILEFSTPSYFLIKKIYHLYSYVYSKIGGFLSKNYFAYDYLRKSIESFSYSGEKMNNLLKYHKFNIFYSKKLTFEIVSIYLSNKNIFLNN, encoded by the coding sequence TTGAAAGAAGAAAAATTAAAAAATATGTTCAATAATATTTCTGATAAATATGATTTTATAAATCATATTTTATCTTTTGGTATAGATTTTATGTGGAGAAAAAAAATAATATACTCATTAAAACAATTTACCAAAGATAAAAAAATTAAATCTATTTTAGATTTAGCTACTGGTACAGGAGATTTAGCTATATTATTAGCTAATAAATTTAATAAATCTCATATTATAGGATTAGATCCATCTGATAAAATGTTAGAAATAGCTAGACGTAAAATAAAAAAAAAATCATTAGAAAAAAGAATAAAAATAATTCAAGGATCTTCTCAAAACATTCCATTTCAAAATGAAACATTTGATTTAGTTACTATAGCTTTTGGCATTAGAAATTTTCAATATATACATTTTTCTATTAAAGAAATATATAGAATTCTAAAATCTACAGGAATATTAGGAATATTAGAGTTTTCTACTCCTTCTTATTTTTTAATAAAAAAAATTTATCATTTATATTCTTATGTTTATAGTAAAATAGGAGGTTTTTTATCAAAAAATTATTTTGCTTATGATTATTTAAGAAAATCTATTGAATCTTTTTCTTATAGTGGAGAAAAAATGAATAATCTTTTAAAATATCATAAATTTAATATTTTTTATTCAAAAAAATTAACTTTTGAAATTGTTTCTATTTATTTATCAAATAAAAATATTTTTTTGAATAATTAA
- a CDS encoding 3-oxoacyl-ACP synthase III family protein, with translation MIRSIITGTGHYLPKKIIKNDYFLKYKFYDKKGLKIKKSNEEIIHKFQKITEIKERRYINKNLLNSDIATIAAKKALINSRIYKEEIDYIISAHNYGDIHSTSLQSDIMPSIAAKIKNKLKIKNIKCRPYDMIFGCTGWIEGMILANQLLQSKYAKNILITSSETLSKVVDPHDRNAMIFSDGAGAAVLSAIEYREDKYGIVHYDTQCNNNEELYYLTNGPSLNSNYKKSLVNIRMNGRRIYEYALTEVPNMLKNILDHAKLHIKDIKKILIHQANAKMDYIILERLLKLYNHTSLNMDLFMKIMPMTIQKFGNSSVATVPTLLDLIIKGKMPPHEIKPGDTILMASLGAGMNINGMIYRFPKKKYYEKKNTSKKL, from the coding sequence ATGATTCGATCAATCATTACAGGAACTGGTCATTACTTACCTAAAAAAATTATAAAAAATGATTATTTTTTAAAATACAAATTTTATGATAAAAAAGGATTAAAAATAAAAAAATCTAATGAAGAAATCATTCATAAATTTCAAAAAATAACAGAAATAAAAGAAAGAAGATATATAAATAAAAATTTATTGAATTCTGATATTGCTACAATAGCAGCAAAAAAAGCTTTAATTAATTCTAGAATTTATAAAGAAGAAATAGATTATATCATATCTGCACATAATTATGGAGATATTCATTCTACTTCTCTTCAATCTGATATTATGCCTTCTATAGCGGCTAAAATTAAAAATAAACTTAAAATTAAAAATATAAAATGCAGACCATATGATATGATTTTTGGTTGTACAGGTTGGATAGAAGGAATGATTTTAGCAAATCAACTTTTACAATCTAAATATGCTAAAAATATATTAATTACTAGTTCTGAAACTTTATCAAAAGTAGTAGATCCACATGATAGAAATGCTATGATTTTCTCAGATGGAGCTGGAGCGGCAGTGCTATCCGCTATAGAATATAGAGAAGATAAATATGGAATTGTACATTATGATACTCAATGTAATAATAATGAAGAATTATATTATTTAACTAATGGTCCATCTTTAAATTCAAATTATAAAAAATCATTAGTTAATATTAGAATGAATGGAAGAAGAATTTATGAATATGCATTAACAGAAGTTCCAAATATGTTAAAAAACATACTTGATCACGCTAAATTACATATTAAAGATATTAAAAAAATACTTATTCATCAAGCTAATGCAAAAATGGATTATATTATTTTAGAAAGATTATTAAAATTATATAATCATACATCTTTAAATATGGATTTATTTATGAAAATAATGCCTATGACTATTCAAAAATTTGGTAATTCTTCTGTAGCCACTGTTCCTACTTTATTAGATTTAATTATTAAAGGAAAAATGCCTCCTCATGAAATAAAACCTGGAGATACTATATTAATGGCTTCTTTAGGAGCTGGTATGAATATTAATGGAATGATATATCGTTTTCCAAAAAAAAAATATTATGAAAAAAAAAATACATCCAAAAAATTATAG
- the asnS gene encoding asparagine--tRNA ligase: MIKKYSIKELLDQGCSFLNKEVLVEGWIRSFRYSIFIILNDGSTIKNLQIVLSKKLEKKIIKKITIGTSIKVIGIIKKSIGVKQYIELKSSNIIIYGSINSDILQKSILQPKKHSLEKLREQAHLRFKTSIFSSIMRIRHYIAFSIHKYFHEHGFFYLHTPIITTSNCEGTGKMFQITTMDLKNDYPIDYKKDFFKCKTYLSVSGQLEAETASIGLGKVYTFGPVFRAENSNTSRHLSEFWMIEPEIAFYHLDENMNLAENFLKFIIKYILDNCMEDLLFLNENIKKCKKNTLLEKLELILKFPFQKISYTKAVEILNKEEKKNKIKFHHSVLWGEDLQSEHELYLVNNYFNRVPVIVFDYPSCIKAFYMRVNKDKKTVRAMDILFPEIGEIIGGSQREERYDMLLKRIKDSNIDKNKLWWYLDTRIFGSVPHSGFGLGFDRLVQFITGMNNIRDVIPFPRTPSNAEF; this comes from the coding sequence ATGATTAAAAAATATTCAATTAAGGAATTACTAGATCAAGGTTGTTCTTTTTTAAATAAAGAAGTATTAGTTGAAGGATGGATTCGTTCTTTTCGTTATTCTATTTTTATTATTTTAAATGATGGTTCTACTATTAAAAATTTACAAATAGTATTATCCAAAAAATTGGAAAAAAAAATTATAAAAAAAATAACCATTGGAACTTCAATTAAAGTAATAGGAATTATAAAAAAAAGTATAGGAGTAAAACAATATATAGAATTAAAATCTTCAAATATAATTATATATGGATCAATAAATTCAGATATTCTTCAAAAATCCATTTTACAACCTAAAAAACATAGTTTAGAAAAACTTCGTGAACAAGCTCATTTACGTTTTAAAACTAGTATTTTTAGTAGTATAATGCGAATTCGTCATTATATAGCTTTTTCTATACATAAATATTTTCATGAACATGGATTTTTTTATTTACATACTCCAATTATAACTACTTCAAATTGTGAAGGAACTGGAAAAATGTTTCAAATAACAACTATGGATTTGAAAAATGATTATCCAATAGATTATAAAAAAGATTTTTTTAAATGTAAAACATATTTAAGTGTTTCTGGACAATTAGAAGCAGAAACAGCTTCTATAGGATTAGGAAAAGTATATACTTTTGGTCCTGTATTTCGTGCAGAAAATTCAAATACTTCTCGTCATTTATCAGAATTTTGGATGATAGAACCAGAAATCGCTTTTTATCATTTAGATGAAAATATGAATTTAGCTGAAAATTTTTTAAAATTTATTATAAAATATATACTAGATAATTGCATGGAAGATTTATTATTTTTAAATGAAAACATAAAAAAATGCAAAAAAAATACTTTATTAGAAAAATTAGAACTTATATTAAAATTTCCTTTTCAAAAAATAAGTTATACAAAAGCTGTAGAAATACTCAATAAAGAAGAAAAAAAAAATAAAATAAAATTTCATCATTCAGTTCTTTGGGGTGAAGATTTACAATCAGAACATGAACTATATTTAGTTAATAATTATTTTAATAGAGTTCCTGTAATTGTATTTGATTATCCTTCTTGTATTAAAGCTTTTTATATGCGTGTAAACAAAGATAAAAAAACTGTAAGAGCTATGGATATTTTATTTCCAGAAATAGGAGAAATAATTGGAGGATCTCAAAGAGAAGAACGTTATGATATGTTATTGAAACGTATCAAAGATAGTAATATAGATAAAAATAAATTATGGTGGTATTTAGATACACGTATTTTTGGATCTGTACCTCATAGTGGATTTGGATTAGGTTTTGATCGTTTAGTTCAATTTATAACAGGTATGAATAACATTCGTGATGTCATTCCATTTCCTAGGACTCCTAGTAATGCAGAATTTTAA
- the rpoN gene encoding RNA polymerase factor sigma-54: MLEQQLLQKVQHKLSPKQIKLIKLVQLSTLDFEQRVKKELEDNPALEEDSLSDISSEEDTNMLENNLDLDEYFLSVDEIEDFKNDNINNCNNKKNLPIIHKVSFQEYLKNQLHTFRLNNRDLLIADFILGNIDDNGYIRIKISSLVDDIFLILGISVTEDKVENLLLNYIQKLEPTGIGSRNLQECLFLQLEKKKINKNILLAKNIIKNNFESFVKKHYKKLQKKLEITEKYLKKAIYEIKKLNPKPGKIYSENIKDLNYIIPDFTISISDEKLELSLNQKNAPELKISSLYLNMLKSYKSSKYFKNNEKTVVFIKQKINSAKWFVDAIKQRQNTLMLTMNAIMNYQKEYFLTGDPVRIKPMILKNISKKIGLGISTVSRVANSKYVNTPYGTFLIKSFFSEKMINKKGDEISSIEIKKILLESINKENKKKPLTDIKLSEILKKRGYLIARRTVAKYRDQMQIPVARMRKTL; this comes from the coding sequence ATGTTAGAACAGCAATTATTACAAAAAGTACAACACAAACTATCTCCAAAACAAATTAAACTAATTAAATTAGTTCAATTATCTACTTTAGATTTTGAGCAAAGAGTAAAAAAAGAATTAGAAGATAATCCAGCTTTAGAAGAAGATAGTTTATCGGATATATCTTCTGAAGAAGATACAAATATGTTAGAAAATAATTTAGATTTAGATGAATATTTTTTAAGTGTAGACGAAATTGAAGATTTCAAAAATGATAATATAAATAATTGTAATAATAAAAAAAACCTTCCTATTATTCATAAAGTATCTTTTCAAGAATATTTAAAAAATCAATTACATACTTTTCGTTTAAATAATAGAGATTTGTTAATTGCAGATTTTATATTAGGAAATATAGATGATAATGGTTACATAAGAATAAAAATATCATCTTTGGTGGATGATATTTTTTTAATACTTGGAATATCAGTAACTGAAGATAAAGTAGAAAATTTACTTTTAAATTATATTCAAAAATTAGAGCCTACAGGTATAGGATCTAGAAATTTACAAGAATGTTTATTTCTTCAATTAGAAAAAAAAAAAATAAATAAAAATATTTTATTAGCAAAAAACATTATAAAAAATAATTTTGAATCTTTTGTAAAAAAACATTACAAAAAATTGCAAAAAAAATTAGAAATAACAGAAAAATATTTAAAAAAAGCTATTTACGAAATAAAAAAATTAAATCCAAAACCAGGAAAAATTTATTCTGAAAATATTAAAGATTTAAATTATATTATTCCAGATTTTACTATTTCTATTTCAGATGAAAAATTAGAACTATCTTTAAATCAAAAAAATGCACCAGAATTGAAAATTTCTTCATTATATTTAAATATGTTAAAATCTTATAAATCTTCAAAATATTTTAAAAATAATGAAAAAACTGTTGTTTTTATAAAACAAAAAATAAATTCAGCTAAATGGTTTGTAGATGCAATAAAACAACGTCAAAATACATTAATGTTAACTATGAATGCTATTATGAATTATCAAAAAGAATATTTTTTAACTGGTGATCCTGTTAGAATCAAACCTATGATATTAAAAAATATATCTAAAAAAATAGGATTAGGCATATCTACAGTTTCTCGTGTAGCTAATAGTAAGTATGTTAATACCCCTTATGGTACTTTTTTAATTAAAAGTTTTTTTTCTGAAAAGATGATAAATAAAAAAGGAGATGAAATATCTTCTATTGAAATTAAAAAAATTTTATTAGAATCAATTAATAAAGAAAATAAAAAAAAACCTCTTACTGATATAAAATTATCAGAAATTTTAAAAAAAAGAGGATATTTAATTGCTAGAAGAACAGTAGCTAAATATAGAGATCAAATGCAAATTCCTGTTGCAAGAATGCGAAAAACTTTATGA
- the metE gene encoding 5-methyltetrahydropteroyltriglutamate--homocysteine S-methyltransferase: MLKHNLGYPRIGIRRELKKACESYWSNQIDFNTLFEVGKKIREDNWKMQNMANLDLIPCNDFSFYDQVLDMSLLLGVIPESYISIPIIHNNIDLYFSMARGLQKDVWDIKAMEMTKWFNTNYHYIVPEFDKNQKFSILSNKLFDESEELKKLLKSTKKIKPVLIGPVSYLFLGKEKDKSFHRMDLIENIVPIYIEIIKKLKKKGINWIQLDEPILGLDLSKKEKKALQYAYKELSKLNYEINILLTSYFDGISENINIFQDIFIKILHIDLIEDPNQLEKILFFIKDSETILSLGLIDGRNIWKNNYTDSINKIEKTIKYIGEDRVMIAPNCSLLHVPIDVTYEHSIHKDIKNRMSFAKQKIYELVDLEKIIKGEKTILSKNISSLKKSMESSIFHDEKVKTRIKQVKECDLKRKNSFYVRQKKQHKKFNLPIFPTTTIGSFPQTKEIRSLRNKFRKNELSKEEYDKKIKKFIVNVIKKQEKINLDVLVHGEFERTDMVEYFSDKLNGILSTENGWVQSYGSRCVKPPIIYGDVSRTGDMTVDWICFAQKKTNKLMKGMLTGPVTILQWSFIRNDQPIFDTAYQIAWAIRDEVTSLEKNGIQIIQIDEPALREGLPLKKKNWKSYFNWSIKAFRISSSGVKDETQIHTHMCYSEFNDIFEHIADLDADVITMETSRSKMELLKAFSEFSYPNEIGPGVYDIHSPRIPTVEEIFNLIEKASKKLPIKNIWVNPDCGLKTRKWEEVLKSLKNMTEAAKMARIKLSN, from the coding sequence ATGCTGAAACATAATTTGGGATATCCTCGCATAGGAATACGAAGAGAATTGAAAAAAGCTTGTGAATCTTATTGGTCCAATCAAATTGATTTTAATACTTTGTTTGAAGTAGGAAAAAAAATAAGAGAAGATAATTGGAAAATGCAAAATATGGCTAATTTAGATTTAATTCCATGCAATGATTTTAGTTTTTATGATCAGGTATTAGATATGTCTTTATTATTGGGTGTTATACCAGAATCTTATATTTCCATACCAATTATACACAATAACATAGATTTATACTTTTCTATGGCTAGAGGATTACAAAAAGATGTATGGGATATTAAAGCTATGGAAATGACTAAGTGGTTTAATACTAATTATCATTATATAGTACCAGAATTTGATAAAAATCAAAAATTTTCTATTTTATCAAATAAACTATTTGATGAATCTGAAGAACTAAAAAAACTATTAAAATCAACAAAAAAAATAAAACCTGTATTAATTGGACCTGTATCTTATCTATTTTTAGGAAAAGAAAAAGATAAATCGTTCCATAGAATGGATCTAATTGAAAATATAGTTCCTATATATATAGAAATAATAAAAAAATTAAAAAAAAAAGGAATTAATTGGATACAATTAGATGAACCTATTTTAGGTTTAGATTTATCTAAAAAGGAAAAAAAAGCTTTACAATATGCTTATAAAGAATTATCTAAATTAAATTATGAAATAAATATCCTATTGACTTCTTATTTTGATGGAATTTCAGAAAATATAAATATATTTCAAGATATTTTTATAAAAATTTTACATATAGATTTAATAGAAGATCCTAACCAATTAGAAAAAATATTGTTTTTTATAAAAGATTCTGAAACTATTTTATCTTTAGGACTTATTGATGGGAGAAACATATGGAAGAATAATTATACAGATTCAATTAATAAAATTGAAAAAACAATAAAATATATAGGAGAAGATAGGGTAATGATAGCTCCTAATTGTTCTCTTTTACATGTACCTATAGATGTAACATATGAACATTCCATACATAAAGATATAAAAAATAGAATGTCTTTTGCAAAACAAAAAATTTATGAATTAGTAGATTTAGAAAAAATTATAAAAGGAGAAAAAACTATTTTATCAAAAAATATTTCTTCATTAAAAAAATCTATGGAATCTTCTATTTTCCATGATGAAAAAGTTAAAACAAGAATTAAACAAGTTAAAGAATGTGATTTAAAAAGAAAAAATTCTTTTTATGTAAGGCAAAAAAAACAGCATAAAAAATTTAATCTTCCTATTTTTCCTACTACTACTATAGGTTCTTTTCCGCAAACAAAAGAAATACGAAGTTTACGAAATAAATTTAGAAAAAATGAATTAAGTAAAGAAGAATATGATAAAAAAATAAAAAAATTTATTGTAAATGTTATTAAAAAACAAGAAAAGATAAATTTGGATGTTCTAGTTCATGGAGAATTTGAAAGAACAGATATGGTAGAATATTTTTCAGATAAACTAAATGGAATACTTTCTACTGAAAATGGATGGGTTCAAAGTTATGGAAGTAGATGTGTTAAACCTCCTATTATTTATGGAGATGTTAGTCGTACAGGAGACATGACTGTAGATTGGATATGTTTCGCACAAAAAAAAACCAATAAATTGATGAAAGGGATGTTAACTGGTCCTGTTACTATTTTGCAATGGTCATTTATAAGAAATGATCAACCTATTTTCGATACGGCTTATCAAATAGCTTGGGCTATTAGAGATGAAGTTACATCTTTGGAAAAAAATGGAATTCAGATTATTCAAATAGATGAACCTGCTTTAAGAGAAGGATTACCTTTAAAGAAAAAAAATTGGAAATCTTATTTTAATTGGTCTATTAAAGCTTTTCGTATTTCTTCAAGTGGAGTAAAAGATGAAACTCAAATACATACGCATATGTGTTATAGTGAATTTAATGATATATTTGAACATATTGCAGATTTAGATGCTGATGTTATCACGATGGAAACTTCTAGATCTAAAATGGAATTATTAAAAGCTTTTTCAGAATTTTCTTATCCTAATGAAATAGGTCCAGGAGTATATGATATTCATTCTCCAAGAATTCCTACTGTAGAAGAAATTTTTAATTTAATAGAAAAAGCTTCAAAAAAATTACCTATCAAAAATATTTGGGTTAATCCAGATTGTGGATTAAAAACTAGAAAATGGGAAGAAGTTTTAAAATCTTTAAAAAATATGACAGAAGCTGCAAAAATGGCTAGAATTAAACTATCTAATTAA
- a CDS encoding type B 50S ribosomal protein L31 has translation MKKKIHPKNYRPVVFKDINNEKILICRSTVKTKEFFIKNGKEYPLYKMEISSYSHPFFTGEKRFLGKTGPAEKFKKKYKNYKKF, from the coding sequence ATGAAAAAAAAAATACATCCAAAAAATTATAGACCTGTTGTTTTTAAAGATATTAACAATGAAAAAATTTTGATTTGTAGATCAACTGTAAAAACTAAAGAATTTTTTATAAAAAATGGAAAGGAATATCCATTATATAAAATGGAAATATCTAGCTATTCACATCCATTTTTTACAGGTGAAAAAAGATTTTTAGGAAAAACAGGACCAGCAGAAAAATTCAAAAAAAAATATAAAAATTATAAAAAATTTTAA
- a CDS encoding aldehyde dehydrogenase family protein, producing the protein MEKFKKIFKTINPIDNSIIKTYYFLSEKDINTKLSIAHNAYKNWKNYSFDYKIKCLKRLYLIIQYSIDEIAFLITKEMGKPINQSYTEIKKSINLCKYYSNLDKSIFYQDLPNVTKYKKSYVRFEPIGAILGIMPWNYPIWQTIRSTIPNLLLGNVILIKPAINTSGCSILLEKMFIKSDFPKGIFQILLVDVNQIENIIANDVIQGVTFTGSSLVGSVIASISGKYIKKSILELGGNDAFVVMKDINDIKKIAKLATKSRLNNTGQTCISAKRFIVDKSIVDDFIDIVISEMKKYNRGNLYDKSTKIGYIARFDLSEKLYKQYNNIVSKAKICLATKRDGNFFHPSLLKIENNNFIINQEEIFGPIGIVSTFYEEKEIPYIINNTFYGLGASIWTEDIEKAEIISKEIDTGMVFINEIVKSDPCFPFGGVKKSGYGRELSILSIKEFSNWKTIIIK; encoded by the coding sequence ATGGAAAAATTTAAAAAAATATTTAAAACTATTAATCCTATAGATAATAGTATAATAAAAACTTATTATTTTTTATCTGAAAAAGATATCAATACTAAATTATCTATAGCTCATAATGCATATAAAAATTGGAAAAATTATTCATTTGATTATAAAATTAAATGTTTAAAAAGATTGTATTTAATAATTCAATATTCTATAGATGAAATAGCTTTTTTAATTACAAAAGAGATGGGAAAACCTATCAATCAATCCTATACAGAAATAAAAAAAAGTATAAATTTATGCAAATATTATTCTAATCTAGATAAATCTATTTTTTATCAAGATTTACCTAACGTTACTAAATATAAAAAATCTTATGTTAGATTTGAACCTATAGGTGCTATATTAGGAATTATGCCTTGGAATTATCCTATTTGGCAAACTATAAGATCTACTATTCCTAATTTATTATTAGGAAATGTTATTCTTATTAAACCTGCTATTAATACATCTGGATGTTCTATTCTTTTAGAGAAAATGTTTATAAAATCTGATTTTCCAAAAGGAATTTTTCAAATTTTATTAGTAGATGTTAATCAAATTGAAAATATTATAGCTAATGATGTTATACAAGGAGTAACTTTTACAGGAAGTTCTTTAGTAGGTAGTGTAATTGCATCTATATCAGGTAAATATATTAAAAAGTCTATTTTAGAATTAGGAGGAAATGATGCTTTTGTAGTAATGAAAGATATAAATGATATAAAAAAAATAGCTAAATTAGCCACAAAATCTAGATTAAATAATACTGGTCAAACATGTATATCTGCAAAAAGATTTATTGTTGATAAATCTATTGTTGATGATTTTATAGATATAGTTATATCAGAAATGAAAAAATATAATAGAGGAAATTTATATGATAAATCTACTAAAATAGGATATATTGCCCGTTTTGATTTATCTGAAAAATTATATAAACAATATAATAATATTGTATCAAAAGCTAAAATATGTTTAGCAACTAAAAGAGATGGAAATTTTTTTCATCCATCCTTATTAAAAATAGAAAATAATAATTTTATAATAAATCAAGAAGAAATTTTTGGTCCAATAGGAATTGTTTCAACTTTTTATGAAGAAAAAGAAATACCTTATATTATTAATAATACATTTTATGGATTAGGTGCTTCTATTTGGACTGAAGATATAGAAAAAGCTGAAATTATATCTAAAGAAATAGACACAGGAATGGTATTTATAAATGAAATAGTAAAATCAGATCCTTGTTTTCCTTTTGGAGGAGTAAAAAAATCTGGATATGGTAGAGAATTATCTATTTTATCTATTAAAGAATTTTCCAATTGGAAAACTATTATTATCAAATAA